A section of the Pseudomonas tritici genome encodes:
- a CDS encoding HDOD domain-containing protein → MANETTVPTAKPTSLAAWIKRLDDVLLPVPQASHDRVCKGIRDSRSSLRDIAELMQDSPALVLSVMREANSHTHGSLAEPAENLEVALNRLGLKRAEELLARLPSVPASEIPVALRQLLLISQHASQQANGLFGSRLARLWQDIHWGSLLFLSPLWPMAVAYPKLLEEWELRVIHKGQSARQVEQELFGIRLLDLCVGLTEAWHLPIWVSQGYKLLLSERRLLVKALHIAREDDPLRHQQLLDAEPNLRRWLNQPANTVLLANGLAMSAQESWTCPHTERWQLLTALYLQQPLSEIQQHVHQQAVTSARTTLMPDLWHPALSLIWPWHVQKIHRGLLPAPPPTAESLAVWRKRCTELLVEPSRFANAMHLTTCAKEALVASGMQRVMLLMTDRAQSTLRVHQVDGLPKDATNLSLDVVNSTLLQRLLEKSAQVRLNPENHAQFSALLPPILRRLFTGEHLLLRSLSCNGKVVMLMVADQGGGPFSETTVQAFGKTAQCIEKALHCFTNRSA, encoded by the coding sequence ATGGCTAATGAAACGACAGTCCCAACTGCAAAACCTACTTCTCTCGCCGCTTGGATCAAGCGCCTGGACGATGTGCTGCTGCCTGTTCCCCAGGCCAGCCACGACCGCGTGTGCAAAGGCATCCGCGACAGCCGCAGCTCATTACGAGATATTGCCGAGCTGATGCAAGACAGCCCGGCCCTCGTGCTCAGCGTGATGCGCGAAGCCAACAGCCACACCCATGGCAGCCTGGCGGAACCGGCGGAAAACCTCGAAGTAGCGCTCAACCGCCTGGGCCTCAAGCGCGCCGAGGAACTGTTGGCGCGCCTGCCTTCGGTGCCCGCCAGCGAGATTCCCGTGGCGCTGCGCCAACTGTTGTTGATAAGTCAGCACGCTTCGCAGCAAGCCAATGGCCTGTTCGGCAGCCGGCTGGCACGACTGTGGCAGGACATTCACTGGGGCAGCCTGCTGTTTCTGTCGCCGCTGTGGCCGATGGCGGTCGCCTACCCCAAGCTTCTGGAAGAATGGGAGCTGCGGGTTATCCATAAAGGCCAATCAGCCCGCCAGGTCGAGCAGGAATTGTTCGGCATACGCCTGCTCGACCTGTGCGTCGGCCTGACCGAAGCCTGGCACCTGCCGATTTGGGTCTCCCAGGGCTACAAGCTGCTGTTGAGCGAACGGCGCTTGCTGGTCAAGGCGCTGCATATCGCCCGCGAAGATGACCCGCTGCGCCATCAGCAATTGCTCGACGCCGAACCCAACCTGCGCCGCTGGCTGAACCAGCCGGCCAATACCGTGTTGCTGGCCAACGGCCTGGCGATGTCGGCGCAAGAGTCCTGGACCTGCCCGCACACCGAACGCTGGCAGCTCCTCACTGCACTTTACCTGCAGCAGCCCCTGAGCGAGATACAGCAACACGTCCACCAACAAGCCGTGACCAGCGCCCGCACCACGCTGATGCCCGACCTCTGGCACCCGGCGCTGTCACTGATCTGGCCCTGGCACGTGCAGAAGATTCATCGCGGCCTGCTGCCGGCACCGCCGCCTACCGCCGAGTCGCTGGCCGTGTGGCGTAAACGGTGCACAGAACTGCTGGTAGAACCGAGCCGCTTTGCCAACGCGATGCACCTGACCACCTGCGCCAAGGAGGCCCTGGTGGCCAGCGGCATGCAACGGGTCATGCTGCTGATGACCGACCGCGCCCAAAGCACTTTGCGCGTGCATCAGGTTGACGGCCTACCAAAGGACGCCACCAACCTGAGCCTGGACGTGGTTAACAGCACGCTGCTGCAGCGCCTGCTGGAAAAGTCCGCCCAGGTGCGTCTCAACCCTGAAAACCACGCCCAGTTCTCGGCCTTGCTGCCACCGATCCTGCGCCGCCTGTTTACCGGTGAACACCTGCTGCTGCGCTCCTTGAGCTGCAATGGCAAGGTGGTGATGCTGATGGTGGCCGACCAGGGCGGCGGACCGTTCTCGGAAACCACCGTGCAGGCCTTCGGCAAAACCGCCCAATGCATCGAGAAAGCCCTGCACTGCTTTACCAACCGCAGCGCCTGA
- the motA gene encoding flagellar motor stator protein MotA has product MAKIIGIIVVIASVLGGYVLSHGKIAALVQPFEVLIIGGAAFGAFLQANPGYMTMHVVKKSLGMFGSRFTHTFYLEVLGLVYEILNKSRREGMMAIEADIEDASASPIFAKYPAVLKDERMTAYICDYLRIMSSGNMAPHELEGLFDMELFSLKEELEHPSHAVTGIADGMPGFGIVAAVLGIVVTMASLGEGDQAAIGMHVGAALVGTFFGILAAYGFFGPLATSLAHDAKEEINLYESIKASLVASASGMPPSLAVEFGRKVLYPKHRPSFAELEQAVRGR; this is encoded by the coding sequence ATGGCTAAAATTATCGGCATCATCGTCGTCATCGCAAGTGTGCTCGGTGGCTACGTCCTGTCCCACGGTAAAATTGCTGCGCTGGTCCAGCCCTTCGAAGTGCTGATCATCGGTGGTGCGGCGTTCGGCGCATTCTTGCAGGCGAACCCTGGCTACATGACCATGCACGTGGTCAAGAAATCCCTGGGCATGTTTGGTTCGCGCTTCACCCACACCTTCTACCTGGAGGTACTGGGGCTGGTCTACGAGATCCTCAACAAGAGCCGCCGCGAAGGCATGATGGCCATCGAGGCCGACATCGAAGACGCCTCGGCCAGTCCGATTTTCGCCAAGTACCCGGCCGTGCTCAAAGATGAGCGCATGACCGCCTACATCTGTGACTACCTGCGCATCATGTCCTCCGGCAACATGGCCCCCCATGAGTTGGAAGGCCTGTTCGACATGGAATTGTTCAGCCTGAAAGAAGAGCTGGAGCACCCGTCCCACGCCGTGACCGGCATCGCCGACGGCATGCCGGGTTTTGGTATCGTCGCGGCGGTACTCGGTATTGTTGTGACCATGGCCTCCCTGGGCGAAGGCGACCAGGCAGCCATCGGTATGCACGTGGGTGCGGCGCTGGTAGGTACCTTCTTCGGTATCCTCGCGGCCTACGGTTTCTTCGGTCCGCTGGCCACCTCGCTGGCCCATGACGCCAAGGAAGAAATCAACCTGTACGAATCGATCAAAGCCAGCCTGGTAGCCTCCGCTTCCGGCATGCCGCCCTCGCTGGCGGTGGAGTTCGGTCGCAAGGTGCTGTACCCGAAACATCGCCCAAGCTTCGCCGAGCTGGAACAAGCGGTTCGCGGTCGCTAA
- the motB gene encoding flagellar motor protein MotB, with protein sequence MENNQPIIIKRVKRFAAGHHGGAWKIAFADFATAMMAFFLVLWLMSTATPEQKIAIAGYFKDPIGFSESGTPFVIDLGGSPQLAPERTINPEVKTEAPQEKIPIERDTVESMAEQVEQERLELLLQELQTKVEENPQLLKFKDQISFEITPEGLRIQITDAANRPMFDSGSARLKPYFEDILLAMADTIKAVPNKISISGHTDAKPYAGQGDFGNWELSANRANAARRALVAGSYPDPQVARVVGFASSQLFDHQDPFNPSNRRIDIVVLTKKAQRAIEGDQPPAPQPTPGAGAPGEVPVDPNAIPPGQEPLPAHELRQKLNLFDDGGVKDPTVPRAGS encoded by the coding sequence ATGGAAAACAACCAGCCGATAATCATCAAGCGCGTCAAGCGCTTCGCTGCGGGGCACCATGGTGGCGCCTGGAAAATCGCCTTCGCCGACTTTGCGACGGCGATGATGGCGTTCTTCCTGGTGCTGTGGCTGATGTCTACCGCCACGCCGGAACAGAAGATTGCCATCGCCGGCTACTTCAAAGACCCCATTGGTTTCTCGGAAAGTGGCACGCCCTTCGTGATCGACCTGGGCGGTTCGCCGCAGTTGGCGCCTGAGCGCACCATTAATCCAGAGGTCAAGACCGAAGCGCCGCAGGAAAAAATCCCGATCGAGCGCGACACTGTCGAATCCATGGCTGAGCAGGTCGAGCAAGAACGCCTTGAGCTGTTGCTGCAAGAGTTGCAGACCAAGGTTGAGGAAAACCCGCAGCTGCTGAAATTCAAGGATCAGATTTCGTTCGAAATCACGCCTGAAGGTCTGCGCATCCAGATCACCGACGCGGCCAACCGGCCGATGTTCGACTCCGGCAGTGCGCGCTTGAAGCCGTACTTTGAAGACATCCTGCTGGCCATGGCTGACACCATCAAGGCAGTGCCGAACAAAATCAGCATCAGCGGCCACACCGACGCCAAACCGTACGCGGGCCAGGGCGACTTCGGCAACTGGGAACTCTCGGCCAATCGCGCCAACGCGGCACGCCGCGCGCTGGTGGCCGGCAGCTACCCGGACCCGCAAGTGGCGCGCGTGGTGGGTTTTGCCTCCTCGCAGCTGTTTGATCATCAAGACCCGTTCAACCCGTCCAACCGCCGTATCGATATCGTGGTGCTGACCAAAAAGGCCCAGCGTGCGATTGAAGGTGATCAGCCGCCGGCGCCGCAACCCACCCCAGGCGCAGGTGCGCCGGGTGAAGTACCGGTCGACCCGAACGCCATTCCGCCAGGGCAGGAGCCGTTGCCGGCGCATGAGCTGCGTCAGAAGCTTAATTTGTTTGATGATGGTGGGGTGAAAGATCCTACGGTGCCTCGTGCGGGGTCATAG
- a CDS encoding type II toxin-antitoxin system PemK/MazF family toxin has translation MLLCDFTRGFVAPEMLKIRKVVVISPTATHNRKLCTVVPTSSTAPEIQHDWHHLLRTNPLQSDGYKELWVKCDMIYTVSFERLDKLHRKTRSKGRE, from the coding sequence GTGCTCCTCTGCGACTTCACGCGAGGCTTTGTCGCTCCCGAAATGCTCAAAATCCGCAAAGTCGTAGTGATATCCCCTACAGCTACGCACAATCGCAAACTCTGTACCGTGGTGCCGACCTCCTCTACCGCTCCCGAGATACAGCACGACTGGCACCATTTGCTACGCACCAATCCGCTTCAATCCGACGGCTACAAGGAGCTGTGGGTGAAGTGCGACATGATTTACACCGTCAGCTTCGAGCGCCTCGACAAGCTCCATAGAAAAACTCGGTCCAAAGGGCGAGAGTAA
- the rsgA gene encoding small ribosomal subunit biogenesis GTPase RsgA, which translates to MAKRQLNRRQNWRIEKIQGERAARAAKRESSAVEALEGGDLGPEQTGLVIAHFGVQVEVEALEGELAGSVSRCHLRANLPALVTGDKVVWRAGNQGIGVIVAQLPRNTELRRPDSRGQLKPVAANVDMIVIVFAPLPEPHANLIDRYLVAAEHAGIRPLLLLNKFDLIDEQNAPALNALLAVYRTLGYPVLEVSAHHGNGMEQLQQQLDGHISVFVGQSGVGKSSLVNSLLPEVDTRVGPLSELSGQGTHTTTTARLFHFPGGGELIDSPGIREFGLGHVSRSDVEAGFIEFNDLIGTCRFRDCKHDREPGCALLKALEDGRVQQQRMNSYRSIIASLPESSY; encoded by the coding sequence ATGGCCAAACGCCAGCTCAATCGTCGCCAAAACTGGCGCATCGAAAAGATTCAAGGTGAACGCGCCGCGCGCGCCGCCAAACGTGAATCCTCCGCCGTAGAAGCGCTCGAGGGCGGCGACCTGGGGCCCGAACAGACGGGCCTGGTGATCGCGCACTTCGGTGTGCAGGTCGAAGTCGAGGCGCTGGAAGGCGAACTCGCCGGCTCGGTCTCCCGTTGCCACCTGCGCGCCAACCTGCCGGCGCTGGTCACCGGCGACAAAGTGGTCTGGCGTGCCGGCAACCAGGGCATCGGCGTAATCGTCGCCCAGTTGCCGCGCAACACCGAACTGCGCCGCCCCGACAGCCGTGGTCAACTCAAGCCGGTAGCGGCCAACGTCGACATGATCGTGATCGTATTCGCGCCGTTGCCTGAGCCGCATGCCAACCTGATCGACCGCTATCTGGTAGCAGCCGAACATGCCGGCATTCGCCCATTGTTGCTGCTGAACAAATTCGACCTGATCGACGAGCAGAATGCCCCGGCGCTGAATGCGCTGCTGGCGGTCTACCGCACGCTGGGTTACCCGGTACTGGAAGTCTCGGCGCATCACGGTAACGGCATGGAACAGCTGCAGCAGCAGTTGGACGGGCACATCAGCGTGTTCGTTGGTCAGTCGGGCGTGGGTAAATCCTCGCTGGTCAACAGCCTGCTGCCGGAAGTCGACACCCGTGTGGGCCCGCTGTCGGAACTGTCCGGCCAGGGCACCCACACCACCACCACCGCGCGGTTGTTCCACTTCCCCGGCGGCGGTGAGCTGATCGACTCCCCAGGCATCCGTGAATTCGGCCTCGGCCACGTCAGCCGCAGCGATGTGGAAGCGGGCTTCATCGAATTCAACGACCTAATCGGCACCTGCCGCTTCCGCGACTGCAAACACGACCGCGAGCCTGGCTGTGCATTGCTCAAGGCGCTGGAAGATGGCCGCGTGCAGCAGCAGCGGATGAACAGCTATCGGTCTATTATTGCGAGTTTGCCGGAGAGCAGTTACTAA
- the orn gene encoding oligoribonuclease, whose amino-acid sequence MQNPQNLIWIDLEMTGLNPDTDVIIEMATIVTDSNLNTLAEGPVIAIHHSDAVLATMDEWNTRTHGNSGLTQRVRDSRISMAEAEAETIAFLEKWVPKGKSPICGNSICQDRRFLYTHMKGLESYFHYRNLDVSTLKELAARWAPEVKDSFHKGSTHLALDDIRESIAELQHYRKHFIKA is encoded by the coding sequence ATGCAAAACCCACAGAACCTGATTTGGATCGATCTGGAAATGACCGGTCTGAACCCCGACACCGACGTCATCATCGAGATGGCCACGATTGTCACCGACAGCAACCTCAACACCTTGGCTGAAGGTCCGGTGATCGCCATCCACCACAGCGATGCCGTATTGGCCACCATGGACGAGTGGAACACCCGCACCCACGGTAACTCCGGCCTGACCCAGCGCGTGCGCGACAGCCGCATCAGCATGGCCGAAGCCGAAGCCGAAACCATCGCCTTCCTGGAAAAATGGGTGCCCAAGGGCAAGTCGCCGATCTGCGGTAACAGCATTTGCCAGGATCGTCGCTTCCTCTATACGCACATGAAGGGGCTGGAGAGTTACTTCCACTACCGCAACCTGGATGTGTCGACGCTTAAAGAGCTGGCTGCGCGCTGGGCGCCGGAAGTCAAAGACAGCTTCCATAAAGGCAGCACCCACTTGGCGCTGGATGATATTCGCGAGTCGATTGCAGAGTTGCAGCATTACCGTAAGCATTTCATCAAGGCCTGA
- a CDS encoding trimeric intracellular cation channel family protein: protein MMLLMLYLIAITAEAMTGALSAGRRGMDWFGVVLIACVTALGGGSVRDVLLGHYPLTWVKHPEYLVLTSIAALVTIFIAPLMRRLRSLFLALDAVGLVAFTLIGCMTALEMGHGMLVASVSGVITGVFGGILRDIFCNDIPLIFRRELYASVSFLAAWFYLLCLYLELPSEQAILLTLFSGFLLRLLAIRFHWEMPKFVYNDDVH from the coding sequence ATCATGCTGCTGATGCTCTACCTCATCGCCATCACCGCCGAAGCCATGACCGGGGCGCTGTCGGCCGGACGGCGTGGCATGGATTGGTTCGGCGTGGTGCTGATCGCTTGTGTGACGGCGTTGGGTGGCGGTTCGGTGCGTGACGTGCTGCTCGGGCATTACCCGCTGACCTGGGTCAAGCACCCGGAATACTTGGTGCTGACCTCCATCGCAGCACTGGTGACGATCTTTATTGCGCCGCTGATGCGCCGCCTGCGCTCGCTGTTCCTGGCGCTGGACGCCGTGGGCCTGGTGGCTTTCACGCTGATCGGCTGTATGACCGCCCTGGAAATGGGCCATGGCATGCTGGTCGCCTCGGTCAGCGGCGTGATCACCGGTGTGTTCGGCGGCATCCTGCGGGACATCTTCTGCAACGACATTCCGTTGATCTTCCGCCGCGAGTTGTATGCCAGCGTGTCGTTCCTCGCCGCCTGGTTTTACCTGCTGTGCCTTTATCTGGAACTGCCCAGTGAACAGGCAATACTCCTGACCCTGTTCAGCGGCTTTCTATTGCGCCTGCTGGCGATCCGTTTCCATTGGGAAATGCCCAAGTTCGTCTACAACGACGACGTGCACTAG
- the queG gene encoding tRNA epoxyqueuosine(34) reductase QueG, whose amino-acid sequence MPAITSDLPALAQSIKDWGRELGFQQVGISGLDLAEHEQHLQRWLDAGYHGEMEYMGAHGSKRSHPDELVPGTLRVVSLRMDYLPGDTQMAQLLAQPEKAYISRYALGRDYHKLIRKRVQQLADRIQAQIGPFGFRAFVDSAPVLEKAIAEQAGLGWIGKNTLVLNRKAGSYFFLSELFVDLPLPVDAPHSTEHCGRCTACLDICPTNAFVDPYVLDARRCISYLTIELKSAIPEDLRPLIGNRVFGCDDCQIVCPWNRFARATAESDFKPRHNLDNAELAELFMWDEDKFLSSTEGSPLRRAGYERWLRNLAVGLGNAPSSIPVLEALKARRDYPSELVREHVEWALNQHATR is encoded by the coding sequence ATGCCTGCCATTACCTCCGATCTGCCCGCCCTCGCCCAATCGATCAAAGACTGGGGCCGCGAGCTGGGCTTTCAACAAGTCGGCATCAGCGGCCTGGACCTGGCCGAGCATGAGCAGCACCTGCAACGCTGGCTCGACGCGGGCTACCACGGCGAGATGGAATACATGGGCGCCCACGGCAGCAAACGCTCCCACCCCGACGAGTTGGTGCCGGGCACATTGCGCGTCGTCTCGCTGCGCATGGATTACCTGCCAGGCGACACGCAGATGGCTCAACTGCTGGCCCAGCCGGAAAAAGCCTACATCTCGCGCTACGCCCTGGGCCGCGACTACCACAAACTGATCCGCAAGCGCGTGCAGCAATTGGCTGACCGCATCCAGGCGCAGATCGGCCCCTTCGGTTTCCGTGCCTTTGTCGACAGCGCGCCGGTGCTGGAAAAAGCCATCGCCGAGCAAGCTGGGCTGGGCTGGATCGGCAAAAACACCCTCGTGCTCAATCGCAAGGCCGGCAGCTACTTCTTCCTGAGTGAGCTGTTTGTCGACCTGCCGCTACCGGTTGACGCCCCTCACAGCACCGAACACTGCGGGCGCTGCACCGCGTGCCTGGACATCTGCCCCACCAACGCCTTTGTCGACCCCTACGTGCTGGATGCGCGGCGTTGTATTTCCTACCTGACCATCGAGCTCAAAAGCGCCATTCCTGAAGACTTGCGCCCATTGATAGGCAACCGAGTGTTCGGCTGCGATGACTGTCAGATCGTTTGCCCATGGAATCGTTTCGCCCGCGCCACCGCAGAAAGCGATTTCAAGCCACGCCACAACCTGGATAACGCAGAACTGGCCGAGCTGTTTATGTGGGACGAGGATAAATTCCTCAGCAGCACCGAAGGCTCGCCGCTACGTCGCGCCGGGTATGAGCGCTGGCTGCGCAACCTCGCGGTGGGCCTGGGCAACGCGCCGTCGAGCATTCCGGTACTGGAAGCCCTGAAGGCGCGGCGGGACTACCCGTCGGAGCTGGTGCGCGAACATGTGGAATGGGCGCTGAACCAGCACGCCACCCGCTAG
- a CDS encoding NAD(P)H-hydrate dehydratase — protein sequence MPQTKHAITDVQTLLPGHLPQLAARSPDAHKGQFGHLLVIGGDRGFGGAALLSAESALRSGAGMVSLATRLEHVPAALARLPEVMTVGVSSANQLMGLLEKISVIVIGPGLGDASWGKSLLSVAANAKQPQVWDADALNQLANGSVALPANCVITPHPGEAARLLGISTAEVQADRLKVARALSQTFSAVTILKGAGSLIASPDGRVSRCDQGHPAMATAGLGDVLAGLVGALLAQGMHAYEASCLAVWLHATAGDRQGTFGRGLAASDLIPAIRQLLEEQSPCLK from the coding sequence ATGCCGCAGACAAAACACGCAATAACCGACGTACAGACCCTGTTGCCCGGCCATTTGCCGCAACTGGCTGCGCGTTCCCCGGATGCCCATAAAGGCCAGTTCGGCCACCTGCTGGTCATTGGCGGTGACCGCGGCTTTGGCGGTGCTGCGCTGTTGAGCGCCGAAAGTGCCTTGCGCAGTGGCGCCGGCATGGTGTCCCTGGCAACGCGCCTGGAGCACGTGCCTGCTGCGTTGGCGCGTTTGCCGGAAGTCATGACCGTGGGGGTCAGCTCGGCGAATCAATTGATGGGCCTGCTGGAAAAGATCTCGGTCATCGTGATCGGGCCAGGGCTCGGTGACGCCTCCTGGGGCAAAAGCCTGCTTTCTGTTGCCGCCAACGCTAAACAGCCGCAGGTCTGGGACGCCGACGCCTTGAATCAACTCGCGAACGGCAGCGTGGCCCTGCCGGCCAACTGCGTGATCACCCCGCATCCAGGGGAGGCCGCGCGCTTGTTGGGCATTTCGACAGCCGAGGTTCAGGCCGATCGCCTTAAGGTGGCGCGCGCGTTGAGCCAGACATTCAGCGCGGTGACTATCCTCAAGGGTGCTGGCAGTTTGATCGCCAGCCCGGACGGACGTGTTTCGCGATGTGACCAGGGCCACCCGGCGATGGCAACGGCAGGGCTCGGTGATGTATTGGCCGGCCTGGTGGGCGCGCTGCTGGCCCAGGGCATGCACGCCTATGAAGCAAGCTGCCTGGCCGTGTGGTTGCACGCCACGGCGGGGGATCGTCAGGGTACTTTTGGACGAGGGTTGGCTGCGAGCGATCTAATACCCGCCATTCGTCAATTGTTGGAGGAACAGTCGCCGTGCCTGAAGTAA
- the tsaE gene encoding tRNA (adenosine(37)-N6)-threonylcarbamoyltransferase complex ATPase subunit type 1 TsaE has product MPEVILFLADEDAMVAFGQRIAQVTAGAGLIFLEGDLGAGKTTLSRGIIRGLGHAGAVKSPTFTLVEPYEIGTVRAFHFDLYRLVDPEELEYMGVRDYFDEDALCLIEWPDKGTGFLPKPDLTITITPHEHGRQLKLLPQSARGQSWCAALALEFK; this is encoded by the coding sequence GTGCCTGAAGTAATTCTTTTCCTGGCCGATGAAGACGCCATGGTTGCCTTCGGTCAGCGCATCGCCCAGGTCACGGCCGGGGCCGGGCTGATCTTCCTCGAAGGTGATTTGGGGGCGGGCAAGACCACGTTGTCGCGGGGGATCATTCGCGGTTTGGGCCATGCGGGGGCGGTGAAGAGCCCGACGTTCACCCTGGTCGAACCCTATGAGATCGGTACGGTACGCGCCTTCCACTTCGACCTCTATCGCCTGGTTGACCCCGAAGAGCTGGAGTACATGGGCGTCCGTGATTACTTCGATGAAGATGCGTTGTGCCTGATCGAGTGGCCAGATAAAGGCACAGGCTTTTTGCCAAAGCCGGACCTGACCATTACCATTACGCCGCATGAGCACGGACGTCAGTTGAAGTTGTTGCCCCAGAGCGCGCGCGGCCAGTCTTGGTGTGCGGCTTTGGCATTGGAATTCAAATAA
- a CDS encoding N-acetylmuramoyl-L-alanine amidase → MRFRALVAVVGVLLAAMTVNALAASQVKSVRLWRAPDNTRLVFDLSGPVQHSVFTLTSPDRLVIDINGATLAAPLKVSTANTPITSMRSAQRTPTDLRVVIDLKKVVTPKSFSLAPNAQYGNRLVVDLFDNAADAAPPPAPTPSVATVPAVPVSPSQPQVKLPPPPPAPAGKRDIIVVIDAGHGGEDPGASGSRGQHEKDVVLAIARELQRQVNGMKGYRAELTRTGDYFIPLRGRTEIARKKGADLFVSIHADAAPSTAAFGASVFALSDRGATSETARWLADSENRSDLIGGAGNVSLDDKDKMLAGVLLDLSMTASLTSSLNVGQKVLSNIGRVTSLHKQRVEQAGFMVLKSPDIPSILVETGFISNANEASKLASASHQQALARSISAGIRQFFQQNPPPGTYIAWLRDSGKIAQGPRDHRVQPGDTLAMLAVRFQVSAATLRSANNLKTDELKVGQVLTIPGTELAAQ, encoded by the coding sequence ATGCGCTTTCGCGCGTTGGTTGCTGTCGTGGGGGTGTTGCTTGCGGCAATGACTGTCAATGCTCTGGCTGCTTCACAGGTGAAAAGCGTTCGCCTGTGGCGAGCGCCGGATAACACGCGACTGGTGTTCGACCTGTCTGGCCCGGTCCAGCACAGCGTCTTTACCCTGACGTCGCCCGATCGCCTGGTGATCGACATCAACGGCGCGACCCTGGCCGCGCCGTTGAAGGTCTCCACTGCCAACACCCCGATTACCTCTATGCGCTCGGCCCAGCGCACGCCGACTGACCTGCGCGTGGTGATCGACCTGAAAAAGGTTGTAACGCCGAAAAGCTTCTCGCTGGCGCCAAACGCCCAATATGGCAACCGGCTGGTGGTCGACCTGTTCGACAACGCCGCCGATGCCGCGCCGCCGCCTGCTCCAACGCCAAGCGTGGCAACGGTGCCGGCAGTCCCGGTGAGCCCGTCGCAACCACAAGTCAAGCTGCCACCGCCGCCACCGGCTCCGGCTGGCAAGCGCGACATTATCGTAGTGATCGACGCCGGCCACGGCGGTGAGGACCCAGGTGCTTCCGGTTCGCGCGGCCAGCACGAGAAAGACGTGGTATTGGCCATCGCTCGTGAGCTGCAGCGCCAGGTCAATGGCATGAAAGGCTACCGCGCCGAGCTGACCCGTACCGGCGACTACTTCATTCCGTTGCGCGGCCGAACTGAAATCGCCCGTAAGAAAGGCGCCGACCTGTTTGTGTCTATTCACGCCGACGCCGCGCCCTCGACCGCTGCATTCGGTGCTTCGGTGTTTGCCCTGTCGGATCGCGGCGCTACGTCCGAAACCGCGCGTTGGTTGGCCGACAGTGAAAACCGTTCGGACTTGATCGGCGGTGCCGGCAACGTGTCCCTCGATGACAAGGACAAAATGCTCGCGGGGGTGCTGCTCGACCTGTCGATGACGGCCTCGCTGACCTCCAGCCTGAACGTCGGCCAGAAGGTCCTGAGCAACATCGGTCGCGTCACTTCGCTGCACAAGCAGCGTGTCGAGCAAGCAGGGTTCATGGTGTTGAAGTCGCCGGACATCCCGTCGATCCTGGTAGAAACCGGGTTTATCTCCAACGCCAACGAAGCCTCGAAGCTGGCCAGTGCCAGCCACCAGCAGGCCTTGGCGCGTTCCATCAGCGCCGGTATTCGCCAGTTCTTCCAGCAAAATCCACCGCCGGGCACTTACATTGCCTGGCTGCGTGATTCGGGGAAAATCGCCCAGGGCCCGCGTGACCATCGCGTGCAGCCGGGCGATACCCTGGCCATGCTGGCAGTACGTTTTCAGGTGTCGGCCGCTACCTTGCGCAGCGCCAACAATCTGAAGACGGATGAGTTGAAAGTCGGCCAGGTGTTGACCATCCCTGGCACTGAATTGGCGGCACAGTAA